CTCCGCGTCGTCGAACTCGCCGGCAAAGGGACGATCCGAAACAAAGAACTTTTCAGCCGCAGCTTCTTCGAACCGGTCCAAGAGGCGGAAGAACCCAAGTTCAAACAACTGATCGATGCCTGGGTGCTCGAATACGCCGAGCAATACGCAGCTAAGGGCTAGTTCCTCTTCCCTTGGCACCTCGGTTTTTCCTCTTAGGGGACGAGCGTTTTCCGATAGCTCGTTCTGGTGGTGCGTGGGAAACTTGTCGGCTTCTGCCGAGCGTGCTATCTGCCAGCCCATGCTGCTGGCATCTCGAGGCGCGGATTTCATCAAAAGTGCTTGCTCAGCAACGCTTTATTCGCATAACTAAATTTTGATGAATCCGAAATTCGCGCGTAACGCCCGCGCGCTCTTCGGCCATAGAGGGTTGTCGGTCGAGGTGGTCGTGCTCCGCACACGACGCTGCGACCCACAGCCCCTTGCTCGCCAGCCGTCACTCCCCTCGCATCCAGCCTCGAACAGGAAGCCGACCCATGCTCCGAATCACGTCGTCCGACCGCTCGCCCCAGTGCAACGGCATTTCGCGTCGCAGCGCGCTCAAGCTCGGAACCCTCGGACTCGGCGCTCTGGGACTCTCGAGCTTCAACCTCTCGCATCTCTTCGCGGCTGAAGAGGCGGCTGGCATCCGGTCGTCGAGCAAAGCGATCATCAACATCCATCTTGGTGGTGGTCCTTCGCACCAAGATATGTTCGATCTCAAACCTCTCGCGCCAGTTGAATTCCGGGGCGAGTTCAATCCGATTCCAACGAACGTCAGCGGCATCGAAATCTGCGAGCATCTGCCGCTGCTGGCCAAGATGGCCGACAAGTATGCGATCATTCGTTCGCTCGTCGGCATGTTCGACGATCACAGTAACTTCCACACCAACACCGGCTATGGCCGCAACGATCTGCGGAACGTTGGTGGACGCCCCAGCATCGGCAGTGTGGTGAGCAAGATTCTCGGCCCAAGCGGCAGCGGCGCACCGGCCTACATTGCCTACACCGATGATCACGAAGGCTACCTCGGCCCGACGTACAAAGCCTATCGCCCGCAAGGTGGCGATCTGAAGTTGGTGGGTGGCATGACCGCCGACCGACTCGAGTCGCGCACCAACCTGCTCACGTCGCTCGACAAGATTCGCCGCGATGTCGATTCCAGCGGCCAGATGAGCGCGCTCGATTCGTTCACGCAGCGGGCTGTCGGGGTTGTCACCAGCGGCAAAGTGGCCGACGCGCTCGATCTCGAACAAGAGGACAAAGCAGTCCGCGAACGTTATGGCCGCGATGGCGAAGTCTTCCTCCGCTCGCGACGCTTGGTCGAAGCAGGGGTCCGGGTCGTCACGTTCGACTGGGGTGGCTGGGACACGCACGGCGACAACTTTAATCAGCTCCGCCGCTTGCTCCCCAAACTCGACGCTGGGCTCAGCTCGCTGATCCAAGACCTGCACGATCGTGGCATGGATAAAGATGTCACCGTCATGATGTGGGGCGAATTCGGCCGCACGCCACGCGTGAATTCTGGAGCTGGCCGCGATCACTGGTCGCGCGTTGCGATGGGCTTCATGGCTGGTGGCGGCATGAAGTGTGGCCAGGTGATCGGCAGCACCACCGAAAACGCCGAAGATGCCAAAGATCGCCCCGTCCAGCTGCAAGAGGTCTTCTCGACCCTCTATCACAACATGGGGATCAACGTCGATTCGACCCGCCTGATCGACCCCGCTGGCCGACCCCAATACCTCACCGACATCCGCACCCCCATCCGCGAACTCATCTAGTCGGCCGTGTGGCTACTAGCTGGCTCGTCCAGCAGTGTCGTAGGGCCGGTGCCACCGGCCACAGCATCGCGCGCGATCTCATG
This window of the Pirellula staleyi DSM 6068 genome carries:
- a CDS encoding DUF1501 domain-containing protein encodes the protein MLRITSSDRSPQCNGISRRSALKLGTLGLGALGLSSFNLSHLFAAEEAAGIRSSSKAIINIHLGGGPSHQDMFDLKPLAPVEFRGEFNPIPTNVSGIEICEHLPLLAKMADKYAIIRSLVGMFDDHSNFHTNTGYGRNDLRNVGGRPSIGSVVSKILGPSGSGAPAYIAYTDDHEGYLGPTYKAYRPQGGDLKLVGGMTADRLESRTNLLTSLDKIRRDVDSSGQMSALDSFTQRAVGVVTSGKVADALDLEQEDKAVRERYGRDGEVFLRSRRLVEAGVRVVTFDWGGWDTHGDNFNQLRRLLPKLDAGLSSLIQDLHDRGMDKDVTVMMWGEFGRTPRVNSGAGRDHWSRVAMGFMAGGGMKCGQVIGSTTENAEDAKDRPVQLQEVFSTLYHNMGINVDSTRLIDPAGRPQYLTDIRTPIRELI